The region AGCGAAAAAAAGATAACAAGGGAATTTAGGAAAAACGCTGAAAACTTCTAGCCCATCGAGCGGGTTGTGTGCACCTGTTACACGCCCatcattataaatattttttttttgctttttttttgggatggaTCTCGATCCGGTAGGGATTCTAAGGTCAGTCGGAAAGGTTCAGGTTTAGGATGTCTGCGATTTGTTGTGCTCGGTAAATATTTGCAAATGAGTTCGAAATTAAGCCGGTTTGCTGATTTTCTCCGGTTCTAAACGGTCTAATTAATTTTTCCCTTTCAAAAGGATGGTGGGGGACATTAATACTTGGAATTTGGAATtattttaccaatatttaagAAGAGATATTAACCCCAAGAAGTCTAAAGCCTTACTTGAAAGATTCGGGACCATTTTTAACTAGAAATTGGGGAAAAAGAAAAGCTGTAACAATAAGACTGTAAGGATACTTCTTTAACTAATTAATAAGACAATGAGAAGTATCCTTTAAAGAGGGTATTGCTATGGTCGCCTATGGGTTTACGCCTCTCCTACCCATTTGTTATTTATGGCCGGACTGAAGGCAGTCGCCAGCTGACATCTTTGGAGCGGACAACAAATCCTGGAGACAGGCTGACAGAAGCTGGCTGCCGCAGAGATTGAATGGCCAGAAAGGACGTCGGACGGGCGcccataaatttttataatttccatctttttttctgccatttttttttccaagacCAAGACGGGATGGCCGGCTTTTGGATGTCAGCTCAAGTCGGGCCAATGCCAAGCTGTGTAAGTCGGGCCCGGGACTCAGACTGCCAGCTGCGTCTTTGGTTTCCATTCTCATCggtttgtttttccttttttttttgttgctcttaattttttgtctcctttttttatgttttattttgtattttttaacgCCTAAGCCGAAGGGGGGGGAGCGAGCTGGGGCGACACTTGAGTGACGCCTTGACTGGCGCCATCTAGCGAATGCCGGCTGCGCGTGCATAACTTGCGTTTCATTATAATGAGATTATCCCTTTTGCTTGTACAATGCCACTTTCCCGCCAGCCCCACCCCTCCGCCCACTTTCTCCGGAGTGGCACATTTCCATCTTCGGCTCAAGAACTGCAACAGCTGTTTGtgttttcttatttaaattatttctttcCCTTTTGACGGCTCTTGTTATTCGGAATTCCTTATTCCTTATCCTCTGCCAGTGTCCTGTTCCAGGCTGCCCGGCCACTGCAGGACGACGACAGGATTATTTGGATTGGGATTTGGGTCTTATTTAACTTGGGCAAATAGCTTTTCCCGTGGGTAACTAATTGGAAGCGAGATGAAGGAAGTGAACTCGAGCGGTTTCGGTGGGAAAAGGTATTTAAAAGACagtgtttctatttttaaaagcttatGAGTTAGCTCTCGCTTTGCCCAGCCATCAGATGGGTTATCTATTATAAACCGATAAAAGACCACCTTCGAGGCATAACTCCGAAATTCATTTAACATGTTCGAGCCCCGAATTATGCAAAAATGTGTGAGACACGCTGGAAAAACATCGATTGACATGCGCCCGTTGTACGTTCATTTGTCAATTTGTGTTATTTTCTCCAATcatattgaatatttaataagaCTGGGTCACGGCAAGGCCAAGCCCCAGGCCCAAAGCCCAATGCCTACATGCTCATGTCGGAAAACCAATTAGAGCCGCGTCTGGCGTTGCCTAAGCCCCAGCCACAATAACGCTAACAACACACATCAGCCAACAAGATCAAATCGTGTAATAGGCCTCATTACAACatcattttataaataaaatgtttgtaGAGCTGGAAAAAGGTGTGAATGGTGCGGTTAAGAGCCACATGATCTCAGATGCTCACACCCCCGATatctttcaaaaaaatattatattttctattCAAAAACTAGCTTTGAAGCCTATACTTTCAGATTTAATGGCAGTATTCTCTCTTTGATACCACTACTGGCAGGTCGTCCGAaatttttggggaaaattTAGAAAGAGGGACAGTTAAATAATGAAACTACTTCGCACCTAGCCTATCTGAGACATTACACTAACGCTTCTCGTGgggctggtggtggtggtgccgcTTCGGCTGAGGATCGTAGTTGAGGACATCGAATGTCAGGATCTTGTAGAACGACACCGTCCAGCCCGCGTCATCCATGCGGGGCATAATGCGTCCCGTGAAGGGCAGGGCCGCCATGCCTGGGTTCTTCGCAGATTTTATCTGTTCGATGAACTGCTGGCTGGGCTGGGGAGGGGATATGTTATGGGCGTTGGCCAGCGGGGGTCCGGCGCGCGAGGGCGGGCTGTTGAAGGGGAAGGGCTGGCCCGGGTGATTCCTGGCGGACCGCCGCGCGTCGGCCGTGTAGTCCCGCCGGAAGCGGATGAAGATCTCTGCGAACACTATCCGGTGCGGCACGGCCACTACGTCCGCTGGCGTCTTCAGCTCGTTGTCCATCCGGCGAATTATATCGTTGACCTCCACGACCTCGGTGGCAGTGTCAAAGTCCTTAGTGTTCCGCAGACCCACAAACAGCATGTCGATGAAGGCGTACTTCCGGCCAAAGTTCTGGCGCGTGGCCACCTTCATGGGGATGGCGCGGCGCAGGTGCTCCGGCTGGAACCGGACCAGCTTGAGCCGGGTGTCGTTCCGCGAGAGCAGCATGTCCCGGGTGATCTGCTGGAAGCCCACGGGGGTGGTGAACTCGCTGATCTTCTCGGCACTCTGCTGCCGGATTATGTCCGTCATCACAATGGCCGCTTGCTTGGCCCCCTCGACAAAGTCCGGCTCGCTGAATTCCCGGTCCCACAGCAATTTGAGCTTCCACAAATTAAACTTGGTCACCAGATACTTCCACGGATTGTGCAGATACACCAGCTTCGGAATTATCTTCCTCCGCTGCTCGTGAGCGGCGCTCTGGCGATCCCAGTCGTGGAGTGACCGGTGGCGCCGGATTGCAGGATCGCCGGAGAACGTCGGAGGAccatggtggtggtggtggtaatGGTGGTTGCCGACCAGGTGGCTTAGTGTGGCATATTTACGTAGAATTTTAACTAGCATTGCGACTCCTGAAGAAGGACACTTTTCATTTTTGACTTCAAATCGTCGTCTATGCCCCGAACGAAATATTTACGAGAGTTGTGTCTCCAAACgaaaaatcaatattaaaacctGGAATTTTGACAACCATGGACGAACCTAACACAAACTACACAGCCTGAttgttcttaaaaaaataaaatactgtAAGGGGGGGGGGGCTCAACGATTTCCATTTCTATGATTGGCACGTCAACCTGTTGGAGATGTTGCCTTTGCCCTTCAGAGTCGCGTCAGCGGGGAAATTTATAGTCGTAGTCAGAGTTGAAATCGCTTTTCGGAGGAGGAGCCGTCCCACGCGGAATTTGGATGCCAGGTAGCACCTCGGAGCTAGCAAATGACTTGCCAAGATCGTAAAGCATTATTCCGCCGATACATAAATTATACTCGGACGTGCGTGAGTGTGTGAGGGCCGTGTGGGCTCTTCTTGGactttttcccatttccccCAGCTCTTGGCCAAGTGGCTCTTACACTGCCCCCTCTGGGGCTCCAAACgacataaaaattaacaatgaAACCGATGGAGAGGAGAATCGACATGAAAAGCTCCAATGCAATTGTTGCGCTCCGCGGGAAGATGTGTATTTAAATGGCGCGTCGAATTCAATTATGTGTGAAGGTATTTAATGGAAAATTAAACAGAAGTTATGGCAGAGATGCGATGTGATTTAAATTCGATTAAGAGTCACTCTTAGGTGAAATCAAAACAAGTATTACCCAAGAAATAAGACACCCATTATTGGAAAATATTGTAGTGCGGGTGTGTGGCTTGAAACTTGATACAGAGTAGGCTCCGTCTCCCAGACCATTCTAACGCTTTCGGTTTATCAATTCGATATCCCCCAAGTGGCAGAGGGCAGGGGCAGGCTGGTACAGTCCCTCCCAGTTGACACAATATGCGTGGTCGTCATGGGGCATGACAGTGCAGGAAAACTCAATAAAAAGATTCCCAAGGTGGAAAGATATAATCATTTCTTGTGGACCGCTTGGCAGCAGTAGAAGAAGCAACAGTAGATACAAAGATAGTGGGCAGTTGGGGGAAACTCagattcaaattcaaatgaaaataagTAATTCATTTCGATGCGGTTTCTCGACCTctgctggcatcgtttatctTGTTGCTCATTAAATCATTCAGCTGTCAATCAACTCTTGGTTGCGGTTGTCTCGAGACTCGAGTCGAGTCGAGTCTTGGAAGTGAATTCCGGGCTTTGTTTTTCCTTCCAGACGTTGCATTGTGGAGGTGACCGACCACAGTTGTCGAGATAATTATATAGCCATTCGTAATGGTTCTAAACGGTAAATGCTTTGTGGATCTATTAGAAGTGGCTTGGATCGGATAGAGTGATTGATAGATTAGTTGGATTACTTTCAGAATTCATATCCCTGTTTGGAGAATACTCTTATGGGCATACATATTTTTGCATCTCTGGGATACAGCCCAGCGATCGACAGAGTTTTAAGTTTCGCTCCAAATGCTTGTTGTTGAACTCGCAATCAAACACAAAGACCTCCAGATACAGATATCGTTTGCATAAGCGCAAGTATCTGCTCGATTTCCATATCTTTGTGAGCCCAGTTCGGTGGTGGGGCTCTCGTTGTCTCGTTGTCCCGCTGTCGTACCTGTCAGTCGATTCAGGTTAAATCAATCATACACAAAGACCGAGGAACGGAGACCTGTCAACACGGTTCATTGTTTGGCTCGCCAGCCGCAGAGCGGCATTTAATGAAAAAGACCCACCGACCGAGCAAGGGGCTACCCCCTCCATCATCCCGCATTTATGGCCAGCCACACTATATAGCTATATAACTATCCTATCGCATCCAATCCTATCCGCGGGCCAGAGAGCATAGTTTGTAAATTTATGCGCGTATCTCACAAATACTTCGTGCAgttatttgcattttccacTGAGCTCTGGGCATAGCTATGGCTGGGCTCTAACTATTGTCTCGGCGCATACACCATATACATATTTCACATACGGGTGGTCATTTAGCATATTTTGATATTGAGATTTATTGACAAGATTGGAGCGTGGCAGGCAGCAGCTTTGTCGGCACCAGAGCGGAAATGTTTCCGCCCCCGCCTCGCTGGCCGGCTCAATTATGTCCAAACGTCCACTTCCCTACTCCAAATTAATTGAGTTTGTAGCCGAAATTCGGATCGGGTTTCACACCGCCTGTCGTTTAGGCAGCTCCACCACAGAAACTGCACAAAACGACCAGAAATCAAAGCAAGAGCGTGCCACTGGAACAATGCCAAGTCCAGTTTCGGTCAAGAATAGAGTGGCGTGCACTTAAGGAAAGCCACTAGTAGCCCCATGATTATGTCTTCTAATCTATTTGCGTTTCGAAACCCTCTTCTCCCTGTGTAGTCAAAGAATACATTTCTGTTTGGAAACCTTGCAAAGTGCAAAAGCGGAATGTGGTCGCGTCGTTGTAATGCGATACAATACCTCCAGAGAGATCGTGAGGAATTGCTCATGATTTCCATGTACACTTCTAGGGTTTCCAAGCTGTCACTCCACTCTGCGGTGGGCTCTTCGCGCCGCGAGTtgcaaatttcaatttccaagCGTTCAGTTTGTACAATTTGTCTGGCAAATCGATCGCCACTGCGGTGAATGCGGAAACAGAGAATCCCATTCGAAACCGCCTGTCGATCAGGCAGGTTGGGGTCAGGTCTTTTCCTTTCGGTAATCGAATACCTTCACGCATTCCCTGCGAGATCCTGTGCCCTGATTGCTGTGCTCACTGAGTCACTTAGAATTCCTCCAACTCTTCTAATTTGTCAAGACAACACCGAGTGCGGAGTCACGTGATCTGCCTGCATTATGGCCACTTAATTTGGGGTTTACGGAGGGGGCCTGAAAGAGGAGGGGGTCCCAGAAGACAACCTGTCAGCCGCTGACACTTCACTTGTCGCCTGGCCTGATATGTGGGTCTCCGAAGTGATGGAACTGTCGCCGCTTCCAAGAACTGTCTACGGACTTTGCACCGCCTCCTCCCATCCCAGGCTGTCCTAGGCGATCCGATCCATTTGAAAACTGGGCGATTCGATTAATTTATGGCCTCGGATTCGAGGGCTTTCCGATTCAGTTTGCGTTCCAGCCATTGAGTGCCACCCAAAGCACGTCAGGGAAAACCCCAAATTGGTTGAGAAGACAACGAATACTCGATGCTCTATAAGAACCACCTTAAAGCtatatttcttcttttaaaaatagagtAAAGAAAATTAGGGTAAGGAAACATTTAAATTGGTGGGCGGTCTAGGCAGCTACGAGTGTATAATGCCAATggtatcaatttgggactcCGTGGGACTCTCCCACGTTATTAGAACATCTTCGGGGCTGCCATAATTTACAATGCGGACGAATTTCAGCTGCATTACCCACTAACCCAGATAGAATTCCAAGGGAAAGACATCAAAGCACAGCCAGAAAAGCAAAGTTCAGACAACAGGGAGATTTGCGGCACATATAGAGGACAGAATGAGTCGTACAAGTACactaatatatacatatatcagcGCAGAGAGCAGGAAAATAAGTCCCGAGCACCAGACCACGAGAGGATGTAAACAAAGGCCAGAACTGCCAGAAACTCGCTGCTGACAGtagccaaaaaaatatgtcatAAAGAGATAAGGTCTGCATCAATATTGACTCAGTCAACACGGGTGGTAGCTCGCTTTGTGGACTCGAGATGGAAAGGGATGGAGGTGGATTGCCCTTTTGCCCACCTGCTGGAAGACCTGCTGGAAGATGTGACATTGCAGTACAGTTTTCAGAGGGGTTTATTAGGAACACTTTCCTAGAAACAGGGCTTAGTTTTTGATCCACTTTCTTCGCTGGAAAACTATTCCCgcagggagttgggatgtggTGGGCGAGTTCCCTGACATTCTTCGGTTAAACTGTGCTACTTATTTGCACCCCCAACTGCCGCCAAAGGAGTGGGGCGAAAAATTCACGAAATTCCTTTATCgtttgataaatatttatgtacttTCAGTAGTGCCTGGCTGTCTCCCAAGAGCCCCCAAAATTCAACACGCGCATAACCAATGAGTGAGGGCGCTGCGGCTGCcgaaatactaaaaatttgaccCAATTTCGCAGAGGTTATTACTCTGTAGACCCCGGAGGTCCTTGGGGATAATCTTCCCCGCCCAGTCGCTAAATCCTCGctaaattattcaatttgtCGTGTGTTGTACTGCGCCTTGTTTAGCGAAAATAGCATTACATTCATCATTAGATGCACAGAAACCCCATCCTGGCAATATTAGCTAGCTTTGTGAATGTATCTAAAGCCCAGAGCATCGATTGTTTTCCCAGTGTAGGTATACCCTGTGACCTGTTTCATTTAGTTGTCACAATCTGTTGCAATTGCGCTAATTGCAATCCATTATTCAAAGCCCGCCGTGTTAACTCACTTTCGCAATAATTTTCACTCAATCCACCCGAAAAAGAAACCAGCACCACGGCCATGGGCTGACAGAATGTCGAACATAATATCCGCAGGATATCGCTTGTTGATTTCGCTTGAGACTTTGACAATTTATTTGCGCATTTATTTTGGTCGCTGCCGGAGGCATTCCCCACCGAGTCAGCGGCACACAAACAATTGTAAACACAGACTACGGGCCCAGATATATATTTGCGAATTCATGCTCTGATATATCATCGTGTTCCCCGATGCCCGATGCCCGGACGGACAGACACATGTTTATTAATAATGGAAGCCTCTCGCATGCCCGAGTATTTGCTTATTTACACTGCGAAAAAAGGGGGTGGTGGGGAGGGCGTGTCATATATTGGATATAGAACGCCCGGGGCTGCAGCTCGTATCAAGTTCTCCTCCTGCTTTTCCCCGACACCCCACTCGAAATTCATTTCGCGTTATGCAACTCTCCTTTAGAAGCTCGAGAGCTCTCTTCCTATGAGAAGACAGCCATGAGATAGGAGGAGCTGGCGGAGAAGGCACGGCGCCAGCGTTATGAGCCATTTTAATTCCATTAAGTGCTAAAGTGCTTGGCAATACTTTTAACCAGAAATAATAAACTTCAGTCAAGCAAGCCACATTCACAATCTCTTTCAAAATATCCAACCAAGTCCTTAATTTGATGTGCACTTGTACTGTTGCTCAATTGCAGGAATTTCAGCAGGATATCTATAGAATGTATAGAATTATTTAGGGCCAAATATTAGCAAGCCTGTTCTCCTCAGACCAGGAGGAAGTAATCGCCATTGTGTTTGCTTTTCTGCCACCCTGCTACGGCAAGGTGTAACAGGTCGCTATTGTCAGGACACACTTGACCCAATTAGCGCTGGATTGTTGGGACTTGACCCTCGCAACTGGCACAGTCTCCCAAGCAGGGATACACCTTAGGCTTTAAACCCCTTTAAGCTTCGTTGCTTCTATTTTAGACAGTACCTGGACCATCTATAATATCTTTTTTCCTGTCAGTGTACTTACATCCTTGGGAGGGGAGCTGGCTTTTGGGGCTTTGCTGCAAAATAGTTACACCAACTTAACCtcattcaaatatttttctgcGCTTGCATTGTTCTCTGCCTTGTCGTCCTTTTGCTCCTTGCTCTGCTTCTCCTTGCAAGGCATCATCTTGTTATTTTTCGGGACTTCCACCAAGAAGACCCTCCTTTCTGGGGCATC is a window of Drosophila bipectinata strain 14024-0381.07 chromosome 2R, DbipHiC1v2, whole genome shotgun sequence DNA encoding:
- the LOC108125033 gene encoding uncharacterized protein; amino-acid sequence: MLVKILRKYATLSHLVGNHHYHHHHHGPPTFSGDPAIRRHRSLHDWDRQSAAHEQRRKIIPKLVYLHNPWKYLVTKFNLWKLKLLWDREFSEPDFVEGAKQAAIVMTDIIRQQSAEKISEFTTPVGFQQITRDMLLSRNDTRLKLVRFQPEHLRRAIPMKVATRQNFGRKYAFIDMLFVGLRNTKDFDTATEVVEVNDIIRRMDNELKTPADVVAVPHRIVFAEIFIRFRRDYTADARRSARNHPGQPFPFNSPPSRAGPPLANAHNISPPQPSQQFIEQIKSAKNPGMAALPFTGRIMPRMDDAGWTVSFYKILTFDVLNYDPQPKRHHHHQPHEKR